Proteins from a single region of Sesamum indicum cultivar Zhongzhi No. 13 linkage group LG5, S_indicum_v1.0, whole genome shotgun sequence:
- the LOC105162347 gene encoding adenylate isopentenyltransferase 5, chloroplastic-like gives MDEFFKSEGLVDGETRAKILKAAIDEIKMNTCKLACRQVEKILRIREEFGWQIHRLNAKEVFLRCGGDANEVSEKLVLVPSTNIVARFICKENIDPKPTIGTPSSAIVVATTNN, from the coding sequence ATGGATGAGTTCTTCAAGAGTGAGGGTCTTGTCGATGGTGAAACTAGGGCTAAGATTCTTAAGGCAgctattgatgaaattaagatgAACACTTGCAAATTAGCTTGCCGTCAagttgaaaagattttgaggATTAGGGAGGAATTCGGATGGCAAATCCATCGGTTGAACGCCAAAGAGGTATTCCTTCGATGTGGTGGAGATGCCAATGAAGTATCGGAGAAATTGGTGTTGGTGCCTAGTACGAACATTGTAGCTCGTTTCATTtgcaaagaaaatatagatcCGAAACCGACTATCGGTACTCCATCCAGTGCCATTGTAGTAGCTACTACAAACAACTAG
- the LOC105162348 gene encoding adenylate isopentenyltransferase 3, chloroplastic-like yields MTSAPKRVARCHQLEKIQVYKGLDIVTNKVSNEECRGVPHHLVGIIGPEVDFFVYDFVHHALLATDAIVRKNWLTIIVGGSNSFIQALVNDNTEFPSKYECCFLWMDMAILVLHSYVSNRVDQMMDSGLVEEGKAFFDPKIRDYDYEIRCAIGVPEMDEFFRSEGLVDGETRAKLLKAAIDEIKMTVAN; encoded by the exons ATGACATCTGCCCCGAAACGAGTGGCCAG ATGTCATCAACTCGAAAAAATTCAGGTCTACAAGGGCCTAGACATAGTAACGAATAAGGTCAGCAATGAGGAATGCCGCGGTGTGCCACACCACTTGGTCGGAATCATTGGTCCCGAGGTGGATTTCTTTGTATATGATTTTGTGCATCATGCATTGCTGGCTACTGATGCCATCGTACGAAAGAATTGGTTGACAATCATTGTTGGAGGGTCCAATTCCTTTATACAGGCACTTGTTAATGACAACACTGAGTTTCCTTCCAAGTACGAGTGTTGCTTTCTCTGGATGGACATGGCGATCTTGGTCCTGCATTCATACGTGTCGAATAGGGTTGATCAGATGATGGATAGCGGGTTGGTTGAGGAGGGTAAGGCAttttttgacccaaaaatACGTGACTATGATTATGAGATTAGGTGTGCCATAGGGGTCCCCGAGATGGATGAGTTCTTCAGGAGTGAGGGTCTTGTCGACGGTGAAACTAGGGCTAAACTTCTTAAGGCAgctattgatgaaattaagatgACAGTTGCAAATTAG